One Pseudobacteriovorax antillogorgiicola genomic region harbors:
- a CDS encoding MFS transporter, whose protein sequence is MSAIRSNIPKLYLFSGSYMLLILLPIFIPYVIDKGLSMEQVFQLQAAFAVSVLVFEVPSGYLADIWGRRRCLILGGLLNGLGYTFLFWGESYWDFMAYEVLLGAAASMYSGADVALLYDSLDSLGASESQKRRSVGNILASRSVAEAIAAVLSSILLWLGTQFTVVAAQFAVGWAPLLIALSLKELEIERPPHLGHFNNFKAVARTIFLESKMLRAIALTMTVWGMSTFFAVWLFQKYWQEQGIPLVYFGWLWAFYNLSVAISSKFAHLLEDRLGPALLVLLMGGLPIAGYLSMAFFSGWLGVCAGLLFQLARGIHQVTLKDAFNKRIASHLRATSNSVISFGFRGAFFVTGPAVGWSVDVYGLQMTLYILAGVFSLLALVIILPFAKLLWTAPSHPAQIDSK, encoded by the coding sequence TTGTCTGCCATTCGCTCGAACATACCGAAATTATACCTCTTCAGCGGCTCTTACATGCTGCTCATTCTACTGCCGATTTTTATTCCTTATGTGATCGATAAAGGCTTATCCATGGAGCAGGTGTTCCAGCTTCAGGCCGCTTTTGCAGTGTCAGTTTTGGTATTTGAAGTTCCTTCAGGGTATCTCGCAGATATTTGGGGGAGACGACGTTGTCTGATCCTAGGAGGGCTGTTAAACGGACTTGGCTATACCTTCTTGTTTTGGGGAGAAAGCTACTGGGACTTTATGGCTTATGAGGTGCTTCTTGGGGCTGCCGCCTCCATGTATTCAGGAGCGGATGTCGCTCTCCTTTACGATTCCCTAGACTCGCTGGGGGCCAGTGAAAGCCAAAAACGGCGATCCGTAGGAAATATCCTTGCCTCGCGATCTGTAGCGGAAGCGATAGCAGCCGTATTGAGTTCTATTCTCCTCTGGCTTGGAACCCAGTTTACCGTTGTAGCAGCTCAGTTCGCTGTTGGTTGGGCACCGCTTCTTATCGCTTTGAGCCTGAAGGAGTTGGAAATTGAGCGTCCACCCCACCTGGGGCATTTCAATAACTTTAAAGCCGTTGCAAGAACGATTTTCTTAGAGTCAAAAATGCTCCGAGCCATTGCCTTAACTATGACAGTGTGGGGGATGTCAACGTTCTTTGCGGTGTGGTTATTCCAAAAATATTGGCAGGAACAGGGCATTCCTTTGGTTTACTTCGGTTGGCTATGGGCTTTCTACAATCTGAGTGTCGCCATATCCAGTAAGTTTGCCCATCTGTTGGAAGACCGTTTGGGTCCAGCGCTCTTAGTACTCCTTATGGGGGGATTGCCAATTGCAGGGTATCTCTCGATGGCATTTTTTTCGGGTTGGCTAGGAGTTTGCGCAGGGCTGCTTTTTCAACTAGCCAGGGGAATTCATCAGGTCACCCTGAAAGATGCCTTCAACAAACGAATTGCAAGTCATCTAAGGGCCACATCCAATTCTGTGATCTCGTTTGGCTTCCGCGGGGCCTTCTTTGTTACAGGGCCAGCAGTGGGGTGGAGTGTTGATGTTTATGGCTTGCAAATGACTCTTTATATCTTGGCTGGGGTTTTTTCTCTTCTAGCTTTGGTTATCATTCTCCCGTTTGCAAAGTTGTTATGGACAGCTCCTAGTCATCCGGCTCAAATTGATTCAAAATAG
- a CDS encoding class III extradiol dioxygenase subunit B-like domain-containing protein: MPICSSALMCHAPVTIPTVGLDRSKQCGKTTDSMMTAARTLMKYNPDHIILVSPHAPRLPDKFGVINQRITGNFASFGKPGIKINLPWDKVMIEELEDTAPHSFESLPKVDLDHGSMVPLWFLQQAGWDGKTTIISLPAMEPMNYVEDAADALHDLLRKDPQSFALVASGDLSHCLRPDSPGGFHPQAEEFDQNFTQALHQGDFQKAIQISEDLRMGAGEDVVDSFCFVALASQLSNHNAKFLSYEAPFGVGYGISILNQFEPDD; this comes from the coding sequence ATGCCTATTTGTTCTTCTGCCCTTATGTGTCACGCCCCCGTAACCATTCCGACGGTTGGCCTCGACCGTAGCAAGCAATGTGGCAAAACCACTGATTCTATGATGACAGCAGCGCGAACTCTTATGAAGTACAACCCAGACCACATTATATTAGTATCCCCACACGCCCCCCGTTTGCCTGACAAATTCGGCGTGATTAACCAGAGAATTACGGGTAACTTTGCGAGCTTTGGCAAGCCAGGGATCAAAATCAATTTGCCTTGGGATAAGGTGATGATTGAAGAACTCGAAGATACCGCCCCCCACTCCTTTGAGTCTCTCCCTAAAGTTGACCTGGATCATGGTTCTATGGTGCCCCTGTGGTTCCTGCAACAAGCTGGGTGGGATGGTAAAACAACCATCATTAGCTTGCCTGCCATGGAGCCCATGAATTACGTCGAAGATGCAGCAGATGCACTTCACGATCTTCTGCGCAAGGACCCTCAAAGCTTCGCGCTGGTCGCATCAGGGGATCTTTCACACTGCCTCAGGCCTGACTCCCCTGGCGGCTTCCATCCGCAGGCTGAGGAGTTCGATCAGAACTTTACCCAAGCTCTTCATCAAGGAGACTTTCAAAAAGCTATTCAGATCAGTGAGGATTTGAGAATGGGTGCAGGAGAGGATGTTGTTGATAGCTTTTGCTTCGTAGCATTGGCATCTCAGCTGTCCAACCACAATGCCAAATTTCTATCTTACGAAGCCCCTTTTGGAGTAGGCTACGGCATCTCTATTTTGAATCAATTTGAGCCGGATGACTAG
- a CDS encoding two-component system response regulator: protein MTITVIDDDENILELYSDYLETLGYQDVKLYQDSKPFQAQSFVDDVVKESSVILCDIRMPDVDGKEIMDRVIESRKTLGKYVLFIFISGIPKDYYPCTSDGWGALVKADDMIGKPITLDEMKQVLELHGIFPMNGIVADFDEDAG, encoded by the coding sequence ATGACCATCACCGTAATCGACGACGACGAGAATATTTTAGAGTTGTATAGTGACTATCTAGAAACTCTAGGGTACCAAGATGTCAAGCTTTATCAGGATTCTAAGCCGTTCCAGGCCCAATCATTTGTCGACGATGTGGTAAAGGAAAGTTCTGTGATTCTTTGCGATATACGAATGCCTGACGTTGATGGCAAGGAAATCATGGATCGGGTTATTGAGTCGCGCAAGACCCTAGGTAAATATGTTCTCTTTATATTTATTTCAGGAATTCCCAAAGATTATTATCCTTGCACCTCCGATGGCTGGGGAGCCTTAGTCAAGGCGGACGATATGATTGGCAAGCCGATCACCCTCGATGAAATGAAGCAGGTCCTCGAACTCCACGGTATCTTTCCCATGAATGGTATTGTAGCAGACTTCGACGAAGATGCTGGCTGA
- the lgt gene encoding prolipoprotein diacylglyceryl transferase: MQTAEASMEYYVHDLNPIAFSIGDLVLPWYWLVYVAGFFFIYSYGRRLARSQNLILSKNDWIDYMVWGWLGLLLGGRLFYALVYNLEYFVSHPAEIYQLWKGGMSFHGGLLGVLLTIYILSRRKKQDFFLPMDLVASSIPFVLGFGRIANFINGELAGRVASIPWAVVFPKYYDQLPRHPSQLYQSATEGFLLFVILRWQRHRLSNSGTISCFFLIGYGSFRFVTEFFRNPDPQVGFLLGFLTMGQLLCLVMILIGFALLRFRQTYSSTSESV; this comes from the coding sequence ATGCAAACTGCTGAGGCATCTATGGAGTACTACGTTCACGACTTAAATCCCATCGCGTTTTCAATAGGAGATTTAGTACTCCCATGGTACTGGCTTGTTTATGTGGCTGGTTTCTTTTTTATTTACAGTTATGGCCGTCGGCTTGCTCGCAGTCAGAATCTCATCTTAAGCAAAAATGATTGGATCGATTACATGGTTTGGGGATGGCTAGGTCTCCTCTTAGGAGGGCGTTTATTCTATGCTTTGGTCTATAATCTGGAGTATTTTGTGAGCCATCCGGCGGAAATTTATCAACTTTGGAAAGGTGGCATGAGCTTTCATGGTGGCTTGCTGGGAGTTTTGCTGACCATCTATATTCTGAGCCGAAGGAAAAAGCAGGACTTTTTCCTGCCCATGGATCTGGTCGCAAGTAGTATCCCCTTCGTGCTTGGCTTTGGGCGTATTGCAAACTTTATAAATGGTGAGCTTGCAGGGCGCGTGGCATCGATTCCTTGGGCTGTCGTCTTTCCAAAGTACTACGATCAGCTTCCAAGGCATCCATCCCAGCTTTATCAATCTGCAACAGAAGGTTTTCTGCTATTTGTCATCCTCCGATGGCAGCGTCATCGACTGTCAAATAGCGGTACCATATCGTGCTTCTTTTTGATTGGGTATGGTTCTTTTCGATTTGTGACCGAGTTCTTTCGAAATCCAGATCCGCAAGTCGGCTTTCTACTCGGTTTTCTCACGATGGGGCAGCTGCTTTGTTTGGTGATGATTTTGATTGGTTTTGCTTTACTGCGTTTCAGGCAGACTTATTCAAGTACTTCTGAGTCAGTTTAA
- a CDS encoding response regulator yields MSKFPSKILIIDHDQTVMNQIESMLDRRKIPVVKAPNWEQAIYHYNQNKIDLVMSEKNLEGLPGSVLIQKFRNHDVPSKRNPGMIITQATPVSSEDTNIMKELGEIVLVKKPIKEATLLSLIAKAMEEASQRASIHELKINVLDPLWERGETDKAVAVADQKLVNGGPKSRFLASEVFEHAEDYQRSLDITSKLLKDDPKNLSYINQLARLRMRTCNYEDAKKYYEMADKLAPDNLERLQRMADMYLEMRLPQKSIEKYRDLIKFNPEDPDLKFKFFQNLQDAGFEKEAQDFCEETTGAKELIRHFNNRGVMFAKEGNYLDAIDEYEKAKRLMPHARELYRILYNLAIAHINLKSKDHITKADKILHEVIQLKPDYDKAHDKLKLTQKYLNKSA; encoded by the coding sequence ATGAGTAAGTTTCCCAGTAAGATCTTAATCATCGATCATGACCAAACGGTGATGAACCAGATTGAGTCGATGTTGGATCGACGAAAAATCCCTGTGGTTAAGGCACCTAACTGGGAGCAAGCGATCTACCATTACAACCAGAATAAAATCGACCTCGTGATGTCTGAAAAGAACCTCGAAGGACTCCCTGGATCTGTCTTAATCCAAAAGTTTAGAAACCACGATGTGCCATCAAAAAGAAATCCTGGCATGATTATCACCCAAGCGACCCCCGTGAGTTCAGAAGACACCAACATCATGAAGGAGCTAGGTGAAATTGTGCTGGTAAAGAAGCCAATCAAGGAAGCTACACTCCTTAGCCTTATTGCGAAGGCCATGGAAGAGGCTTCACAACGAGCCAGCATTCATGAGTTAAAGATCAATGTCCTTGACCCCCTTTGGGAGCGGGGAGAAACTGACAAAGCCGTAGCAGTAGCAGATCAGAAGCTTGTCAATGGTGGGCCCAAGTCGAGATTCTTAGCATCTGAAGTTTTTGAGCATGCTGAGGACTACCAACGCTCTCTAGATATTACTTCCAAGCTGCTCAAAGACGATCCGAAGAATTTATCTTATATCAATCAGCTAGCTCGGCTACGGATGCGGACCTGCAACTACGAGGACGCTAAAAAATATTATGAAATGGCGGATAAGCTCGCTCCTGACAACTTGGAAAGGCTCCAGCGGATGGCTGATATGTACCTAGAGATGCGCCTTCCACAAAAAAGCATCGAAAAATATCGCGACCTCATTAAGTTTAACCCCGAAGATCCAGACCTGAAATTTAAATTTTTTCAGAATCTACAGGATGCCGGCTTCGAGAAGGAAGCCCAAGATTTTTGTGAAGAAACCACAGGTGCTAAAGAATTGATTCGACACTTCAACAATCGGGGAGTAATGTTCGCGAAAGAGGGCAACTATCTCGATGCGATCGATGAATATGAAAAAGCGAAACGATTGATGCCACATGCTAGAGAACTCTATCGGATTCTCTACAATTTGGCCATCGCCCACATCAACCTGAAGTCCAAAGACCATATTACGAAGGCAGATAAAATATTACACGAAGTCATTCAGCTGAAACCCGATTACGATAAAGCCCACGACAAGCTTAAACTGACTCAGAAGTACTTGAATAAGTCTGCCTGA
- a CDS encoding dicarboxylate/amino acid:cation symporter produces the protein MKALQNKNLTRNIILAMALGIAVGILLSHSDMAWTQTYLVDGAFHVGGQIFIRSLKMLVVPLVFVSLIEGVTSLSDLSQLGRVGGKTLALYLMTTAIAISMAISFGLLVSPGQGIELSSESQFVAKEAPGFGQILIDLIPANPLEAMTQGNMLQVIMFAILIGLGINIQGKKASSLLNFVKEANGVVMVVLSILMLIAPFGVFCLVAKIFATLGFSAILPLAKYFLVVVAALICQVTLVYTSILKVFSGLNPMVFIRKFREVWLYAFSTASSNATLPITLKTVEEKLGVHNKIASFSIPLGATINMDGTAIMQGVATVFIAQAYQVDLAVTDFLMVVLTATMASVGTAGVPGVGLITLAMVLNQVGLPVEGIGLIIGIDRLLDMMRTAVNVTGDATVSCIVAKSEKALDTATFSNKAHASG, from the coding sequence ATGAAGGCCCTGCAGAATAAGAATCTCACACGCAATATCATACTGGCCATGGCGTTGGGTATCGCCGTGGGCATTCTCCTATCACACTCAGACATGGCATGGACCCAGACCTATTTAGTGGATGGCGCTTTCCATGTTGGTGGTCAAATTTTCATCCGCTCCCTAAAAATGCTCGTTGTGCCCTTAGTTTTCGTGTCACTGATCGAGGGTGTCACGTCCCTATCGGATCTGAGCCAACTAGGCCGCGTCGGTGGTAAAACTCTTGCGCTATACCTTATGACAACTGCAATTGCGATCAGCATGGCCATTTCATTTGGCTTATTGGTCTCTCCTGGCCAAGGGATTGAACTCAGCTCAGAAAGCCAGTTTGTCGCAAAGGAAGCCCCAGGTTTTGGTCAAATCCTGATTGACTTGATTCCCGCAAACCCCCTAGAAGCAATGACTCAGGGAAACATGCTTCAAGTTATTATGTTTGCAATATTGATAGGACTAGGCATCAATATTCAGGGGAAAAAGGCAAGCAGCTTGCTTAACTTCGTAAAAGAGGCCAATGGTGTCGTCATGGTTGTCCTATCGATTCTCATGCTTATCGCCCCTTTTGGAGTGTTCTGCCTAGTTGCGAAAATCTTTGCTACATTGGGCTTCTCAGCGATTTTACCTCTTGCGAAATACTTCCTCGTCGTAGTTGCAGCTCTCATTTGTCAGGTAACTTTGGTATACACATCAATTCTCAAGGTTTTTTCCGGCTTGAACCCAATGGTTTTCATCCGTAAGTTCCGTGAAGTTTGGCTTTATGCCTTCTCGACCGCAAGTAGCAACGCAACACTGCCCATCACCTTGAAAACTGTCGAAGAGAAACTCGGCGTCCATAATAAAATCGCATCGTTTTCTATTCCCCTAGGTGCCACAATCAATATGGACGGCACAGCGATCATGCAAGGTGTGGCAACGGTGTTCATTGCTCAAGCCTACCAAGTTGATTTGGCCGTGACAGATTTTTTGATGGTGGTGCTCACAGCAACGATGGCTTCGGTTGGTACTGCAGGGGTTCCAGGGGTTGGCCTGATCACTCTTGCTATGGTTCTCAATCAAGTCGGATTGCCAGTTGAAGGTATCGGCTTGATCATTGGCATTGATCGATTGCTCGATATGATGAGAACTGCCGTTAATGTGACAGGAGATGCTACCGTGAGCTGCATCGTAGCAAAAAGTGAGAAAGCTCTGGACACAGCCACCTTCAGTAATAAAGCCCACGCTAGCGGCTAG
- a CDS encoding DUF1499 domain-containing protein has protein sequence MWKFLPFMLLITISACTGTRPTDIGIQEGGLKPCPDSPNCVSSFAETEEHKIEPLPIINNKAETLEKLKSIINSMPRTEVIQETDNYLYVEFTTFIMRYVDDVEFYIPDDESVVHVRSASRLGHSDMGLNRERIEAIRSQMK, from the coding sequence ATGTGGAAATTCTTACCGTTTATGTTGCTAATTACCATCTCAGCTTGTACTGGCACCCGGCCTACAGACATTGGTATTCAGGAAGGCGGCTTGAAGCCGTGTCCAGATAGTCCCAATTGTGTTTCGAGTTTTGCAGAGACAGAAGAGCATAAGATCGAGCCTTTGCCGATCATTAACAACAAGGCAGAAACTTTAGAAAAGTTGAAGTCCATCATAAATAGTATGCCTAGAACTGAAGTCATTCAAGAAACTGACAATTACCTCTATGTGGAGTTCACTACATTTATTATGCGCTACGTTGATGATGTAGAGTTTTATATCCCTGATGACGAATCCGTAGTCCACGTAAGATCTGCGTCTCGACTAGGCCATTCTGATATGGGTTTGAATCGTGAACGCATCGAGGCTATTCGGAGCCAGATGAAATAG
- a CDS encoding bacteriohemerythrin, which produces MDWKPEYNVGVDYLDEQHKAIVEGIRHLSTEFENEQGLRQAVSELFELIRTHFRHEEIILLRHGYRDREKHEEIHSKFLDGLGILEQKFAEVGSDLLPTIIDFLSQWFHDHFTQVDQKYAEIVGKFARPA; this is translated from the coding sequence ATGGATTGGAAACCTGAATACAACGTGGGTGTAGACTATCTTGACGAACAGCATAAGGCTATCGTTGAAGGGATACGTCACCTGTCGACAGAATTTGAAAATGAGCAGGGACTAAGACAGGCGGTTTCTGAATTATTTGAACTGATTCGCACTCATTTTCGTCACGAAGAGATTATTTTACTCCGGCACGGCTACCGTGATAGAGAAAAGCATGAGGAAATCCATAGCAAATTCCTTGATGGCCTTGGAATATTAGAGCAAAAGTTTGCTGAAGTGGGCTCAGATCTTTTACCAACCATCATTGATTTCCTAAGCCAGTGGTTTCACGATCACTTCACGCAAGTTGATCAGAAATATGCAGAGATTGTTGGTAAGTTTGCACGGCCTGCATAA